The Urbifossiella limnaea genome has a window encoding:
- a CDS encoding ADP-ribosylglycohydrolase family protein has product MLGGIAGDVIGSVHEKAGTKTTHFDLFPPKARFTDDTVLSVAVADVLLHGGDYTSAFQDYYHRYPAAGYGGTFVKWAQERQRAPYGSWANGSAMRVAPVGWAFDTLSDVLNEAERSAAVTHNHPDGVRGAQAVAAAVFLARTGKSKDRIRADVQSLFGYDLSGTVAGLRPAYKFDVSCAGSVPQSLIAFLDSTGFEDAVRLAVSFGGDADTMAAVAGAVAEAFYGGVPAAIAQPTLARLDDPLREVVTAFRVRFCQE; this is encoded by the coding sequence ATGCTCGGCGGCATCGCCGGCGACGTGATCGGCTCGGTCCACGAGAAGGCCGGCACCAAGACCACGCACTTCGACCTGTTCCCGCCGAAGGCCCGGTTCACCGACGACACCGTGCTCTCGGTCGCCGTCGCCGACGTGCTCCTGCACGGCGGCGACTACACCAGCGCGTTCCAGGATTACTACCACCGCTACCCCGCGGCCGGGTACGGCGGCACGTTCGTGAAGTGGGCGCAGGAGCGCCAGCGCGCGCCCTACGGCAGCTGGGCCAACGGCTCGGCCATGCGCGTCGCCCCCGTCGGCTGGGCGTTCGACACCCTCTCCGACGTGCTGAACGAGGCCGAGCGCTCGGCGGCGGTGACGCACAACCACCCGGACGGCGTCCGCGGCGCGCAGGCGGTCGCGGCCGCGGTGTTCCTGGCGCGCACCGGCAAGTCGAAGGACCGCATCCGCGCCGACGTGCAGAGCCTGTTCGGCTACGACCTGTCCGGCACCGTCGCGGGGCTGCGGCCGGCGTACAAGTTCGACGTGTCGTGCGCCGGCTCCGTGCCGCAGTCGTTGATCGCGTTCCTGGACTCGACCGGCTTCGAGGACGCGGTGCGGCTGGCGGTGTCGTTCGGCGGCGACGCGGACACGATGGCGGCGGTCGCCGGCGCGGTGGCGGAGGCGTTCTACGGCGGCGTCCCGGCGGCCATCGCGCAACCGACGCTGGCGCGACTCGACGACCCGCTGCGGGAGGTCGTCACCGCGTTCCGGGTGCGATTCTGTCAGGAATGA
- a CDS encoding ACT domain-containing protein, whose amino-acid sequence MSFKMQRVHIFHGEVDDKPGGISGKLKTLAESGAHLEYVYSQRSATKAGMGDLYVAPIQGQGQLAAAKKAGLHEVPEPIVMRVEGDDKAGLSGRLTLAWELAGINLHGLVLSVISGKFIGYATFDTVADANKAATILAELGTA is encoded by the coding sequence ATGAGCTTTAAGATGCAGCGGGTCCACATCTTCCACGGGGAAGTGGACGACAAGCCGGGCGGGATCTCGGGCAAGCTCAAGACCCTGGCCGAGAGCGGCGCGCACCTCGAATACGTGTACAGCCAGCGGTCGGCGACCAAGGCGGGGATGGGCGACCTGTACGTTGCCCCGATCCAGGGGCAGGGACAGCTCGCCGCGGCGAAGAAGGCCGGGCTCCACGAGGTGCCGGAGCCGATCGTCATGCGGGTGGAGGGCGACGACAAGGCCGGCCTGAGCGGCCGGCTGACGCTGGCCTGGGAGCTGGCCGGCATCAACCTGCACGGGCTGGTGCTGTCGGTCATCAGCGGCAAGTTCATCGGCTACGCCACCTTCGACACCGTCGCCGACGCCAACAAGGCCGCCACCATCCTGGCCGAGTTGGGGACGGCGTAA